From Lycium ferocissimum isolate CSIRO_LF1 chromosome 12, AGI_CSIRO_Lferr_CH_V1, whole genome shotgun sequence, one genomic window encodes:
- the LOC132040791 gene encoding VIN3-like protein 2, translating into MDASSFEGFALDPSKCNNLSMEEKRELVYELAKRSHGAPEMLQSWSRQEILQILCAEMGKERKYTGLTKLKIIENLLKIVSEKKSLEHGTTSNLEMQPSSESGQRSSKRQRKAEHPSRFPSEANTSSTTNIDVSLANVVYCKNLACRAKLSCEDAFCKRCSCCICRNYDDNKDPSLWLICSSEPPFQGDSCGMSCHLECAIKHGKSGIATDKLDKGNNGTFYCVSCGKANDLLSSLKKQLITARDTRRVDNLCYRLSLSQKISVGAKNCQKLCEVLDEAVKKLEEDVGPLTGLPVKMARGIVNRLSFGPAVQQLCGVAVEYIDALLSERVSETPSNAEIKDCNVMTSKLVRFEDVFTSSVTVVLSSEGSSMENVVGYTFWHRKADEMEYPVEPTRTLFSPNTRFVLSDLTPATDYVLKIVSLDSKRELGMSEVQFSTSNAGNELSDLNLKSLEVERSQSPPTNCSNLSNPSSVEDETNNIVLCCNEDENRGDNCLSCCDNTDKTISTDLCCTTIASTSKSRIGHAGEMVSLGDEEDSIVKLSSLPNTDAVNVENKQCSDVQTTEETSTDNGSNAPLQTALEFTPFVGSVEAGLPITPCKLENMKGSLGRKGKSEHCSKDLLDNGSGKEDGPQVGSSSKKRVGEWHEECAGTGDKDFEYYVKVVRWLECDGHIDKTFRQKFLTWYSLRATPQDVRIVKAFVDNLIEDPASLAGQLVDTFSDVISSKRSSVVPAGFCLKLWH; encoded by the exons ATGGACGCTTCTTCCTTTGAAG GTTTTGCACTTGATCCATCAAAGTGCAATAATTTGAGTATGGAGGAAAAGAGAGAATTAGTTTATGAATTAGCAAAGCGGTCACATGGTGCCCCTGAAATGCTGCAATCTTGGAGCCGTCAGGAGATTTTGCAGATATTATGTGCAGAgatgggaaaagaaagaaagtataCTGGAttgacaaaattaaaaataatagaaaaccTTCTGAAAATTGTATCTGAGAAGAAATCATTGGAGCATGGAACTACATCTAATCTTGAAATGCAGCCTTCATCAGAGAGTGGCCAGAGGAGTTCCAAAAGGCAGAGAAAAGCTGAGCATCCAAGTCGTTTTCCTAGTGAGGCCAATACTTCTTCAACAACaaatattgatgttagtttaGCTAATGTTGTGTACTGCAAAAATTTGGCTTGCAGAGCTAAATTAAGTTGTGAAGATGCATTTTGCAAAAGGTGTTCATGTTGTATTTGCCGTAACTATGATGACAACAAGGACCCTAGTCTATGGTTGATTTGCAGCTCAGAGCCTCCTTTTCAAGGGGATTCATGTGGGATGTCATGCCACCTTGAGTGTGCAATTAAGCACGGAAAATCTGGTATTGCAACTGATAAATTAGACAAGGGCAATAACGGCACCTTTTATTGTGTATCCTGTGGAAAAGCTAATGATCTACTCAG TTCTTTGAAAAAACAACTGATTACAGCAAGAGATACCAGGCGCGTAGACAATTTATGTTATAGGCTTTCGTTGAGCCAAAAAATTTCAGTTGGCGCCAAAAATTGCCAAAAGCTGTGTGAAGTTCTTGATGAAGCGGTGAAGAAGCTTGAAGAAGATGTAGGCCCTTTAACTGGTTTGCCTGTGAAGATGGCTAGAGGTATAGTGAACAGGCTCTCATTTGGCCCTGCTGTTCAGCAACTTTGTGGCGTGGCTGTTGAGTACATAGATGCCCTGCTCTCTGAGAGAGTGTCTGAAACGCCATCTAATGCTGAGATCAAAG ATTGCAATGTGATGACATCAAAGCTTGTCAGATTTGAGGATGTCTTTACCTCATCTGTGACTGTTGTCTTGAGTTCTGAAGGGTCATCTATGGAGAATGTTGTTGGTTACACTTTTTGGCATCGGAAAGCTGATGAAATGGAATATCCAGTAGAACCAACTCGGACATTGTTTTCCCCTAACACTAGGTTTGTGCTCTCAGATCTGACGCCAGCTACAGATTATGTTCTCAAGATTGTGTCCCTTGATAGCAAAAGAGAACTGGGAATGTCTGAAGTTCAATTCTCCACCAGTAACGCTGGAAATGAATTGTCCGATCTGAACTTGAAAAGCTTAGAAGTTGAAAGAAGTCAAAGTCCACCAACGAATTGCAGCAACCTTTCTAATCCTTCTTCAGTGGAGGATGAAACTAATAACATTGTGCTCTGCTGCAATGAGGATGAGAACAGAGGGGATAATTGTCTTTCTTGTTGTGATAACACTGATAAAACAATTTCTACAGACTTGTGTTGCACCACAATCGCCTCCACTAGTAAAAGTCGTATAGGACATGCTGGAGAAATGGTATCTTTAGGTGATGAGGAAGATAGCATAGTGAAACTAAGCTCCTTGCCAAATACTGATGCTGTAAATGTTGAGAACAAGCAGTGTTCAGATGTTCAAACAACAGAAGAGACAAGCACTGATAATGGGTCAAATGCACCTCTCCAGACTGCCTTGGAATTTACACCATTTGTGGGTAGTGTGGAAGCTGGCTTACCCATTACACCCTGCAAGTTGGAGAATATGAAGGGCAGCCTCGGCAGGAAAGGAAAATCAGAACATTGCAGCAAGGATCTTCTTGATAATGGATCAGGGAAGGAGGATGGACCACAAGTTGGCAGCTCTTCGAAGAAGAGAGTTGGAGAATGGCATGAAGAATGTGCTGGAACTGGAGATAAGGATTTCGAGTATTATGTCAAAGTAGTTAGATGGTTAGAGTGTGATGGGCATATTGATAAAACATTCAGGCAGAAGTTCTTAACCTGGTATAGCTTAAGAGCTACACCACAGGATGTTAGGATTGTCAAGGCATTTGTTGATAACCTTATCGAAGATCCAGCATCACTTGCTGGCCAGCTGGTTGATACTTTCTCTGATGTTATTTCAAGCAAGAGATCTTCTGTAGTTCCTGCAGGCTTTTGCCTAAAGCTTTGGCATTAA